The genomic interval AACCCTCAGGGCACATTCGAGTCTCCAAACCCAAAACAACAAAGGCCAACTTCGCTACCTAGCTTCTCATCTAAGCAAAAAATTCAACTAAAATAACCCCAACAGCCcctttcctctctctcttctcccaAATCCACCAAACCCTCCCTGTAAATCAAGAGCTCCACCGccttagggttagggtttccgGCGAAATCGAATCGGATGGGGCAGCAATCGTTGATCTACAGCTTCGTGGCGCGCGGGACGGTGATCCTCGCCGAGTTCACGGAATTCACCGGCAACTTCACCAGCATAGCTGCTCAGTGCCTCCAGAAGCTTCCCGCCACTAACAACAAGTTCACCTACAACTGCGACGGCCACACCTTCAACTACCTCGTCGATAATGGCTTCAGtaattcctctcttctctcctctctctctctcttttcctcGCGTATTGATACTGGTTTGGTCCGATCCAGGACTCGATCGTGGTTTTTGAATCGGTGTTTTGCTTGATTTGAATTGTCAAAGTCGTTTTTGTGCTGAGTCGTGTTAGTTTTGGATGGAATCGTTTGATTTTTTTGCTTTCGATTGGTTTTTGTGTGAGAGTTCAAGGCGGTGGAGCTGGAAATGGTTTAATAGTTTGCTCTGTTTTAGGAAATTTTATGTTTGGTGGTGgatttttattgatttaatgTGCGAATTTTGTGAGTTTTATGAAGAGTTTTGTGAGTTTTACTAAATTTAGCTGAAGTTTTCGCAGTTGATTTTAGTGAAATGAAAAATTAACTTGACAGCCGATTCGGTGTGCTTATGTAGAGTGTTTATTTGATCCAGAGTCATTGACTTGAATCCTCATATCAGAAGAAGATTATTATCCGGACTTGGCTTTGATTTTCGTATTGCGGTTTGTGAAACCTATGTCAAACGCTATAGGTTTGGATTTAGATTGCTCAGAAAATTTTATACAGAAAATGAGCATAGTTTTTATTAAGTTTGTTACGGCTAGTGATACTTCTGCTTTTCAGTGGCTTGAGAATCCTGTGctgtttctttttttcagTTAACCAAAGATCCTACAATACtttctgttttggttattGCTTCCATATTAAGGTTTCAGAATTGTGCAAGGGTGGACTAATGTTTTTCATGATACACTTCAGTAATTGAACTGAGGTTTATCTATGAGCATTTAATCATTTATATGTACATTGCAGTTCGTTTTGAAATTAATGTTTCTCGATTTCATGTGCAAACCTGAAATTTAtctctctttttcctttttatttaaTGTAACTAGTATTTATAGTATTATTGGCAATTGCTTTCTTGTCactgaattgatcaaaaactTACCCCCAATAATTATCATCATTataataaattgaatttgTGTCATTTCAAGTAGCCCGTGAAGTTGGTATTGTAACCAGTAGTCCAGCAAGAGTAGTGGTTATTGACTAATCTAGTAATCTTATTTCTGAAGTACTTGCTTGATGTATGGATTTGAAAAATACCTGTATGGAGTGCAAATTTTATAAGGACTGCCTGAAGTAATTAGTTATATACAGTTTCAGGTTATTTGACAACAAAATGTCATGTTGTGGGTAATATTAAATTGATAACTGTAAATGCTTGGTTAGATAATAGGAAGACTATCATTATGCTCACCTCTTTGATATTTGTTACGTTTGATGTCTATGAGTTGAACTAACTTAAGCCTTTGGATGCCACAGCGTACTGTGTGGTTGCAGTTGAGGCTCTTGGTCGACAAGTTCCTATTGCCTTCCTCGAGCGAATCAAGGAGGATTTTACCAATAGATATGGTGGAGGAAAAGCTGCAACAGCAGTTGCAAATAGTCTGAACAAGGAATTTGGGTAACTGTTGTTTATTGTTCATTCATCGTATAGATTGTGCCTCACATTTTGTTATATAGTTTTCTAACGTTTCAATTTGGTGGAAATTATATAGGTCTAAACTGAAGGAGCATATGCAATATTGTGTGGATCACCCCGAGGAGATCAGCAAACTTGCTAAAGTAAAAGCTCAGGTTTCAGAAGTGAAAGGAGTTATGATGgaaaatattgaaaaggtAGCCCATGTCTTTCCATAAATTGGTAACTACCTAGAAGTTGGGATTGATTTGGTCTCCTATGTGTTGATATCTGATTGGTGGTATTCTTTTACAGGTTCTTGATCGCGGGGAAAAGATCGAACTTCTGGTGGACAAAACAGAGAACCTTCGCTCGCAGGTCAGTGATTGACATGCTCACTTATGTTGGCTGAATAGTGAGTTATCTTATTGAAGAGTAATGATACAAATAGTGCAACTCTCTTCAAGTAAATCAGAATCAAGTATAATGGATGGATGGTGGAATATATGCGATTTGATAgccaatttaattatctaatCAAACTTTTTAAATGGTATTGTAATCCTACCTCTTCTATAATATGCTGTATTCCTAATTGTTGTGGCGTGATGCAGGCACAAGATTTCAGGCAGCAGGGAACCCagatgaggaggaagatgtgGTTTCAGAACATGAAGATCAAGCTGATAGTTTTGGGAATCTTAATCGCCTTGATTCTCATCATTGTTCTATCCATTTGTAATGGTTTCAAGTGTTGATGAATCCTTGGACCCTCTTGAGGAATGTGGTGGATATTTCTATTGCTGTTATCTATGGTGCAGGcctacgtattattatttttggttACACAGCATATTTCTCATTTTAAAAGACAGCTTGTATAGTTTGTATCCGTGAATCCTTTTTTTATATTAGTCTCTTGGATGTGCGAATGATTTTCGATTCCCTTCG from Argentina anserina chromosome 2, drPotAnse1.1, whole genome shotgun sequence carries:
- the LOC126785458 gene encoding vesicle-associated membrane protein 722, which codes for MGQQSLIYSFVARGTVILAEFTEFTGNFTSIAAQCLQKLPATNNKFTYNCDGHTFNYLVDNGFTYCVVAVEALGRQVPIAFLERIKEDFTNRYGGGKAATAVANSLNKEFGSKLKEHMQYCVDHPEEISKLAKVKAQVSEVKGVMMENIEKVLDRGEKIELLVDKTENLRSQAQDFRQQGTQMRRKMWFQNMKIKLIVLGILIALILIIVLSICNGFKC